A single region of the Brachypodium distachyon strain Bd21 chromosome 3, Brachypodium_distachyon_v3.0, whole genome shotgun sequence genome encodes:
- the LOC100841651 gene encoding alpha-mannosidase isoform X1, whose product MALPLLLLLCLLAAPAAEGYVAYNTSAGTVAGLLNVHLVPHSHDDVGWLKTVDQYFVGSNNSIQGACVMNTLDSVVDALAKDPGRKFVVAEQAFFQRWWVEKSPEIQAMVHKLVDSGQLEFINGGWCMHDEAATHYIDMIDQTTLGHRMIKKQFNKTPRAGWQIDPFGHSAVQAYLLGAELGFDSVHFARIDYQDRAKRKEDKALEVIWRGSRTFGSSSQIFTNAFPVHYSPPSGFGFEVLDDISPVQDDLLLFDYNVEQRVNDFVSAAIAQANLTRTNHIMWTMGDDFNYQYAESWFRNMDRLIHYVNKDGRVHALYSTPSIYTDAKHASNESWPLKYDDYFPYADSTNAYWTGYFTSRPTFKQYVRVISGYYLAARQVEFLVGGLFTSSLEDALGIAQHHDAVSGTAKQHTTDDYSKRLALGASQVEKGVNTALACLTNSNGTCMSLAVKFSQCQLLNISYCSPTEEQISIGKSLVIVAYNPLGWEHNDFIRVPVNDAHLVVKSSDGSFVESQLVEVDNVTGNLRKLYVKAYLGIATGKPPKYWLLFQTSVPPMGWNTYFVSKPTGTGSSKAGYISTMDSPSKDTIEVGPGHLKMTFSSASGQLTRMFNSVAGVDLPIQQSFLWYGSSTGDAMDSQASGAYIFRPNGATPTAVSRSVLLNVTRGPLVDEVHQQFSPWISQVTRLYKDKEHAEVEYTIGPIPVDDGIGKEVITRLTANMVTNSTFYTDSNGRDFLKRVRNYREDWDLQVTQPVAGNYYPVNLGMYVQDGKYELSVLVDHAVGASSIQDGQIEIMLHRRILHDDGRGVGEPLDEVVCVDGKCDGLTARGTYYINVNKLGHGAHWRRTHGQKIYSPFLLGFAHEDESSWKSYSIVKASMMDANYSLPDNVAIITLQSIDDGTTLLRLSHLFQTAEDPKYSVMAKVELKKLFGKRTIKELTETNLSANQKKSEMRKLNWRVVGDTESGLTPIKGGPVDSQALVVELGPMEIRTFLLKILQ is encoded by the exons GCTTTCTTCCAAAGGTGGTGGGTAGAGAAAAGCCCAGAAATCCAGGCCATGGTCCACAAGCTAGTTGATTCTGGTCAGCTAGAGTTCAT AAATGGTGGGTGGTGTATGCATGATGAGGCTGCTACCCATTATATCGACATGATTGATCAGACCACACTTGGTCACCGGatgataaaaaaacaattcaaCAAGACTCCAAGAGCTGGCTGGCAAATTGATCCTTTTGGTCATTCTGCAGTTCAAGCTTATTTGCTTGGAGCAGAG CTTGGTTTCGATTCAGTGCATTTTGCAAGAATTGATTACCAAGATAGGGCAAAGCGTAAAGAAGATAAAGCCCTGGAAGTTATATGGCGGGGCTCAAGAACTTTTGGTTCATCTTCTCAG ATATTTACAAATGCATTTCCTGTCCATTATAGCCCTCCCAGCGGCTTTGGTTTTGAAGTTCTAGATGACATCTCACCTGTTCAG GACGACCTGTTGCTCTTTGACTATAATGTTGAACAACGTGTTAATGATTTTGTTTCTGCAGCCATAGCACAG GCAAATCTTACGCGTACAAACCACATAATGTGGACCATGGGGGATGATTTTAATTATCAGTATGCTGAATCTTGGTTCCGGAATATGGATAGACTTATCCATTATGTGAACAAG GATGGCAGAGTGCATGCGCTGTATTCTACTCCATCCATTTACACAGATGCAAAGCATGCGTCAAATGAATCTTGGCCACTCAAATATGACGATTATTTTCC ATATGCTGATTCAACAAATGCTTACTGGACTGGGTATTTTACAAGCCGCCCGACTTTCAAGCAATATGTTCGAGTGATCAGTGGATATTACCTG GCTGCACGTCAGGTAGAATTTTTGGTAGGTGGATTGTTCACTTCAAGCTTGGAAGACGCTTTGGGAATTGCCCAGCATCATGATGCAGTCTCAGGAACGGCAAAACAACACACGACTGATGATTACTCGAAACGCCTTGCACTTGGAGCATCCCAG GTTGAGAAAGGTGTCAATACTGCTCTGGCTTGTTTGACAAATTCCAATGGAACATGTATGTCTCTAGCAGTAAAGTTTAGTCAG TGCCAACTGCTCAATATAAGCTACTGCTCTCCAACTGAGGAACAAATTTCAATAGGAAAGAGTTTA GTTATTGTTGCTTACAATCCTCTGGGATGGGAACACAATGACTTCATAAGGGTTCCA GTCAATGATGCGCATCTAGTTGTAAAAAGCTCTGATGGAAGTTTTGTTGAGTCACAGTTAGTTGAGGTTGATAACGTGACAGGCAATTTAAGGAAGTTGTATGTGAAGGCTTATCTTGGAATTGCTACAGGAAAACCTCCGAAGTATTGGCTTTTATTTCAAACTTCTGTACCCCCAATGGGATGGAATACTTACTTCGTTTCAAAACCCACTGGGACAG GATCTAGCAAAGCAGGGTACATCTCAACCATGGATTCTCCAAGTAAAGACACAATTGAAGTTGGACCAGGGCATCTAAAGATGACCTTTTCATCGGCTTCTGGACAGCTCACAAGGATGTTCAATTCTGTCGCAGGA GTGGATTTACCAATTCAACAAAGCTTTCTTTGGTATGGTTCAAGCACTGGTGATGCCATGGATTCACAG GCATCTGGAGCTTATATTTTTAGACCAAATGGGGCTACACCAACTGCTGTTTCAAGATCG GTTCTGCTGAATGTCACCCGTGGTCCTCTGGTTGATGAAGTCCACCAACAATTCAGCCCATGGATATCTCAG GTTACAAGACTTTACAAGGACAAGGAGCATGCTGAAGTAGAATACACG ATTGGGCCAATTCCTGTTGATGATGGCATAGGAAAGGAGGTCATTACCCGACTAACAGCAAATATGGTCACAAACAGCACTTTTTATACAGATTCTAATGGAAGAGACTTCCTCAAGAGG GTGAGAAACTACAGGGAAGATTGGGATCTTCAAGTGACTCAACCAGTTGCCGGAAATTACTATCCG GTCAATCTAGGAATGTATGTACAAGATGGAAAATATGAACTATCGGTCCTTGTGGATCATGCTGTTGGAGCTTCAAGTATTCAGGATGGTCAAATAGAAATTATGCTCCACAG GCGTATACTTCACGACGATGGCAGAGGTGTAGGAGAGCCACTTGATGAAGTTGTTTGTGTAGATGGAAAATGCGATGGCCTCACG GCTAGAGGTACTTATTATATCAATGTTAACAAGCTTGGACATGGAGCTCACTGGCGACGGACACATGGACAAAAAATTTATTCACCCTTTCTTCTTGGTTTTGCTCATGAG GATGAGAGCAGTTGGAAATCCTACAGTATTGTGAAAGCGAGCATGATGGATGCAAATTATAGTCTTCCGGATAATGTCGCGATCATCACCTTGCAG AGTATTGATGATGGTACCACACTCCTCCGCTTGTCACATTTGTTTCAG ACCGCTGAGGACCCTAAGTATTCCGTAATGGCAAAAGTTGAACTGAAAAAACTGTTTGGAAAGAGAACT ATCAAGGAATTGACTGAAACTAACCTATCCGCCAATCAGAAGAAGTCAGAGATGAGAAAGCTCAACTGGAGGGTTGTCGGAGACACTGAGAGTGGTCTGACACCGATTAAAGGTGGCCCAGTTGACAGTCAAGCCCTAGTTGTTGAGCTGGGACCCATGGAGATACGCACATTCTTACTGAAAATATTGCAATag
- the LOC100841651 gene encoding alpha-mannosidase isoform X2 translates to MHDEAATHYIDMIDQTTLGHRMIKKQFNKTPRAGWQIDPFGHSAVQAYLLGAELGFDSVHFARIDYQDRAKRKEDKALEVIWRGSRTFGSSSQIFTNAFPVHYSPPSGFGFEVLDDISPVQDDLLLFDYNVEQRVNDFVSAAIAQANLTRTNHIMWTMGDDFNYQYAESWFRNMDRLIHYVNKDGRVHALYSTPSIYTDAKHASNESWPLKYDDYFPYADSTNAYWTGYFTSRPTFKQYVRVISGYYLAARQVEFLVGGLFTSSLEDALGIAQHHDAVSGTAKQHTTDDYSKRLALGASQVEKGVNTALACLTNSNGTCMSLAVKFSQCQLLNISYCSPTEEQISIGKSLVIVAYNPLGWEHNDFIRVPVNDAHLVVKSSDGSFVESQLVEVDNVTGNLRKLYVKAYLGIATGKPPKYWLLFQTSVPPMGWNTYFVSKPTGTGSSKAGYISTMDSPSKDTIEVGPGHLKMTFSSASGQLTRMFNSVAGVDLPIQQSFLWYGSSTGDAMDSQASGAYIFRPNGATPTAVSRSVLLNVTRGPLVDEVHQQFSPWISQVTRLYKDKEHAEVEYTIGPIPVDDGIGKEVITRLTANMVTNSTFYTDSNGRDFLKRVRNYREDWDLQVTQPVAGNYYPVNLGMYVQDGKYELSVLVDHAVGASSIQDGQIEIMLHRRILHDDGRGVGEPLDEVVCVDGKCDGLTARGTYYINVNKLGHGAHWRRTHGQKIYSPFLLGFAHEDESSWKSYSIVKASMMDANYSLPDNVAIITLQSIDDGTTLLRLSHLFQTAEDPKYSVMAKVELKKLFGKRTIKELTETNLSANQKKSEMRKLNWRVVGDTESGLTPIKGGPVDSQALVVELGPMEIRTFLLKILQ, encoded by the exons ATGCATGATGAGGCTGCTACCCATTATATCGACATGATTGATCAGACCACACTTGGTCACCGGatgataaaaaaacaattcaaCAAGACTCCAAGAGCTGGCTGGCAAATTGATCCTTTTGGTCATTCTGCAGTTCAAGCTTATTTGCTTGGAGCAGAG CTTGGTTTCGATTCAGTGCATTTTGCAAGAATTGATTACCAAGATAGGGCAAAGCGTAAAGAAGATAAAGCCCTGGAAGTTATATGGCGGGGCTCAAGAACTTTTGGTTCATCTTCTCAG ATATTTACAAATGCATTTCCTGTCCATTATAGCCCTCCCAGCGGCTTTGGTTTTGAAGTTCTAGATGACATCTCACCTGTTCAG GACGACCTGTTGCTCTTTGACTATAATGTTGAACAACGTGTTAATGATTTTGTTTCTGCAGCCATAGCACAG GCAAATCTTACGCGTACAAACCACATAATGTGGACCATGGGGGATGATTTTAATTATCAGTATGCTGAATCTTGGTTCCGGAATATGGATAGACTTATCCATTATGTGAACAAG GATGGCAGAGTGCATGCGCTGTATTCTACTCCATCCATTTACACAGATGCAAAGCATGCGTCAAATGAATCTTGGCCACTCAAATATGACGATTATTTTCC ATATGCTGATTCAACAAATGCTTACTGGACTGGGTATTTTACAAGCCGCCCGACTTTCAAGCAATATGTTCGAGTGATCAGTGGATATTACCTG GCTGCACGTCAGGTAGAATTTTTGGTAGGTGGATTGTTCACTTCAAGCTTGGAAGACGCTTTGGGAATTGCCCAGCATCATGATGCAGTCTCAGGAACGGCAAAACAACACACGACTGATGATTACTCGAAACGCCTTGCACTTGGAGCATCCCAG GTTGAGAAAGGTGTCAATACTGCTCTGGCTTGTTTGACAAATTCCAATGGAACATGTATGTCTCTAGCAGTAAAGTTTAGTCAG TGCCAACTGCTCAATATAAGCTACTGCTCTCCAACTGAGGAACAAATTTCAATAGGAAAGAGTTTA GTTATTGTTGCTTACAATCCTCTGGGATGGGAACACAATGACTTCATAAGGGTTCCA GTCAATGATGCGCATCTAGTTGTAAAAAGCTCTGATGGAAGTTTTGTTGAGTCACAGTTAGTTGAGGTTGATAACGTGACAGGCAATTTAAGGAAGTTGTATGTGAAGGCTTATCTTGGAATTGCTACAGGAAAACCTCCGAAGTATTGGCTTTTATTTCAAACTTCTGTACCCCCAATGGGATGGAATACTTACTTCGTTTCAAAACCCACTGGGACAG GATCTAGCAAAGCAGGGTACATCTCAACCATGGATTCTCCAAGTAAAGACACAATTGAAGTTGGACCAGGGCATCTAAAGATGACCTTTTCATCGGCTTCTGGACAGCTCACAAGGATGTTCAATTCTGTCGCAGGA GTGGATTTACCAATTCAACAAAGCTTTCTTTGGTATGGTTCAAGCACTGGTGATGCCATGGATTCACAG GCATCTGGAGCTTATATTTTTAGACCAAATGGGGCTACACCAACTGCTGTTTCAAGATCG GTTCTGCTGAATGTCACCCGTGGTCCTCTGGTTGATGAAGTCCACCAACAATTCAGCCCATGGATATCTCAG GTTACAAGACTTTACAAGGACAAGGAGCATGCTGAAGTAGAATACACG ATTGGGCCAATTCCTGTTGATGATGGCATAGGAAAGGAGGTCATTACCCGACTAACAGCAAATATGGTCACAAACAGCACTTTTTATACAGATTCTAATGGAAGAGACTTCCTCAAGAGG GTGAGAAACTACAGGGAAGATTGGGATCTTCAAGTGACTCAACCAGTTGCCGGAAATTACTATCCG GTCAATCTAGGAATGTATGTACAAGATGGAAAATATGAACTATCGGTCCTTGTGGATCATGCTGTTGGAGCTTCAAGTATTCAGGATGGTCAAATAGAAATTATGCTCCACAG GCGTATACTTCACGACGATGGCAGAGGTGTAGGAGAGCCACTTGATGAAGTTGTTTGTGTAGATGGAAAATGCGATGGCCTCACG GCTAGAGGTACTTATTATATCAATGTTAACAAGCTTGGACATGGAGCTCACTGGCGACGGACACATGGACAAAAAATTTATTCACCCTTTCTTCTTGGTTTTGCTCATGAG GATGAGAGCAGTTGGAAATCCTACAGTATTGTGAAAGCGAGCATGATGGATGCAAATTATAGTCTTCCGGATAATGTCGCGATCATCACCTTGCAG AGTATTGATGATGGTACCACACTCCTCCGCTTGTCACATTTGTTTCAG ACCGCTGAGGACCCTAAGTATTCCGTAATGGCAAAAGTTGAACTGAAAAAACTGTTTGGAAAGAGAACT ATCAAGGAATTGACTGAAACTAACCTATCCGCCAATCAGAAGAAGTCAGAGATGAGAAAGCTCAACTGGAGGGTTGTCGGAGACACTGAGAGTGGTCTGACACCGATTAAAGGTGGCCCAGTTGACAGTCAAGCCCTAGTTGTTGAGCTGGGACCCATGGAGATACGCACATTCTTACTGAAAATATTGCAATag
- the LOC100841958 gene encoding GDSL esterase/lipase At3g14820 has protein sequence MISAVLLILAAGVATTAVHGAAPPTPPTPAGPPKAATPPPAAKVPSGPPPAAAAPAKFPAVIAFGDSVVDTGNNNYVRTIIRANFPPYGKDFPGHKATGRFSDGKISVDFLASALGVKELLPPYLKKDLSLEELKTGVSFASAGSGYDNSTCRTMSALTMERQMQLFVEYKAKVGTIPDKALYLLCWGSNDVVEHFTFNDGITEPRYSDFLAERAITYIQQLVSLGAKRIGVTGIPPVGCLPSQRMIAGGIRKQCATDRNQLALMANRKISQEMAKLSAKLGPGVQLVFIDLYGILGDLTTRHAEFGFKNGKDACCGYIGLAASVLCNFASPLCPDPSQYVFWDSYHPTEKAYKVMIDIIVDKYFKYMH, from the exons ATGATCTCGGCCGTCCTGCTCATTCTCGCGGCCGGAGTGGCCACCACGGCCGTGCACGGCGCCGCTCCTCCGACGCCTCCGACACCGGCAGGGCCGCCGAAGGCTGCCACGCCTCCTCCGGCAGCGAAGGTGCCCTCGGGGCCGcccccggccgcggcggccccAGCCAAGTTCCCTGCCGTCATTGCTTTCGGCGACTCGGTCGTCGACACCGGCAACAACAACTACGTCCGCACCATCATCAGGGCCAACTTCCCGCCTTATGGCAAGGACTTCCCCGGCCACAAGGCCACCGGCCGGTTCTCCGACGGCAAGATCAGCGTCGACTTTCTCG CGTCGGCGCTCGGTGTGAAGGAGTTGCTCCCGCCGTACCTGAAGAAGGACCTCAGCCTGGAAGAGCTCAAGACCGGCGTCAGCTTCGCCTCCGCCGGCAGCGGATACGACAACTCCACCTGCAGGACCATG TCGGCGCTGACGATGGAGCGGCAGATGCAGCTGTTCGTGGAGTACAAGGCCAAGGTGGGCACGATCCCAGACAAGGCCCTCTACCTCCTCTGCTGGGGCAGCAACGACGTGGTGGAGCACTTCACCTTCAACGACGGCATCACGGAGCCCCGCTACAGCGACTTCCTGGCGGAGCGCGCCATCACCTACATCCAGCAGCTCGTCTCCCTCGGCGCGAAGCGGATCGGAGTCACGGGGATCCCCCCCGTGGGCTGCCTCCCTTCGCAGCGgatgatcgccggcgggaTCCGGAAGCAGTGCGCCACCGACCGCAACCAGCTGGCCCTCATGGCCAACCGCAAGATCAGCCAGGAGATGGCCAAGCTCTCCGCCAAGCTCGGGCCCGGTGTGCAGCTCGTCTTCATCGACCTCTACGGCATCCTCGGCGACCTCACCACCCGACACGCCGAGTTCGGCTTCAAGAACGGGAAAGATGCCTGCTGTGGGTACATTGGACTGGCTGCCAGTGTGCTTTGCAATTTTGCCAGCCCGCTTTGCCCTGACCCTTCGCAGTATGTTTTCTGGGATAGCTATCACCCCACTGAGAAGGCGTACAAGGTCATGATCGACATCATCGTCGACAAGTACTTCAAGTACATGCACTAG